The [Pantoea] beijingensis genomic sequence CACGCGGGGGTTCAATACCGTTCGTGGCGTTTGAAATCTGTGATGATGTTTCTGATGGCATCAGTGCAGAGAGCGTTGAGTTACGCAGACCATGGGTCTTAATTTCTTCACGCAGCGTTTGCCAGTCCAGATGCAGTGGCTCGTTACTGATGACATCCAAATCTTTTTTATAGGTGTCAATCGGCAGAATACCCTGTGCATAGGTGGTTTCATTGAACCACGGGCAGGCACCTTGTTCTTTCGCCAGATCGTTAGAAGCTTTCAGCAGCCAATACTGAATCGCTTCGAAGGTTCTATGCGTCAGGTTATTGGCGCTGCCGTCTGAATAACGAACACCATGTTTCGCCAGATAATAAGCGAAATTGATCACGCCGATACCCAAGGTACGACGGCCCATCGCACCGCGTTTTGCTGCCGGAATCGGGTAGTCCTGATAATCGAGCAGAGCATCAAGCGCACGTACTGCCAGCGTTGCCAGCTCTTCCAGATCGTCGAGACTGTTAATAGCGCCCAGGTTGAAGGCGGATAACGTACACAGGGCGATTTCACCGTTTTCGTCATTCACATCCAGCAGGGGTTTAGTCGGCAGTGCGATTTCCAGACACAGGTTAGACTGGCGAACGGGTGCGATAGTCGGATCAAATGGGCTGTGAGTATTACAATGGTCCACGTTCTGAATATAGATACGGCCGGTAGAGGCACGTTCCTGCATCATCAGTGAGAACAGGTCGACCGCTTTAACACGCTGTTTGCGGATACTGTCGTCTTTCTCATATTGAGTGTAAAGACGCTCAAATTCATCCTGATCGGCGAAGAAGGCATCATATAAACCCGGTACGTCAGACGGGCTAAACAGGGTGATTTCTTCGCCCTTCAACAAGCGTTGGTACATCACCTTATTGAGCTGTACACCGTAATCCATATGACGTACGCGGTTACCTTCTACACCACGGTTATTTTTTAATACCAGCAGGCTTTCCACTTCAAGATGCCACATTGGATAGAACAGCGTGGCTGCGCCACCACGTACGCCACCCTGTGAGCAAGATTTCACCGCAGTCTGAAAGTGCTTATAGAACGGAATACAACCGGTGTGAAATGCTTCTCCGCCACGAATCGGGCTACCCAGTGCGCGAATTCGGCCTGCGTTGATGCCGATACCAGCACGCTGAGAAACGTATTTCACAATAGCGCTGGACGTCGCGTTGATCGAATCGAGGCTGTCGCCACACTCAATCAGCACGCAAGAGCTAAACTGGCGGGTTGGGGTACGCACACCGGACATAATCGGCGTTGGCAGAGAAATTTTAAAGGTCGAGATCGCATCATAAAAACGTTTTACGTAATCAAGGCGAGTGGCACGGGGGTAGCCTGAGAACAGGCAAGCAGCCACCAGAATGTAAAGAAACTGAGCGCTCTCGTAGATTTCACCACTAACACGGTTCTGTACCAGATATTTGCCTTCTAACTGCTTAACTGCAGCATAAGAGAAGTTCATATCTCGCCAGTGATCGATAAAACCGTCCATCTGCTCGAACTCTTCTTCCGTGTAGTCTTCCAGCAGATGCGCGTCATATTTCCCCATATCGACCATGCGTTTAACCTGGTCAAGTAATTTAGGGGGTTCAAATTGACCATAGGCTTTTTTGCGCAGATGGAAAATAGCCAGGCGTGCGGCCATGTATTGATAATCTGGCGCGTCACGAGAGATCAGATCGGCAGCCGCTTTGATCACTGTTTCATGAATATCAGAGGTTCTGATGCCATCGTAAAATTGAATATGGGAGCGTAGTTCCACCTGAGAAACCGAGACATTTTTCAATCCCTCGGCGGCCCAATCGAGAACCCGGTGGATTTTATCGAGATTGATACGCTCTTTGCGGCCATCGCGTTTAGTGACGAGCAGACTCTGATTCATGTCGCGTTTTACCTGTCCGTGAAAATATCCCCTGTTTATTCACAGATAAACTTATTGTGAGTAAGTCTGTGGATAAACACTATATGTAGGGGCTTGGGGATGAATGGATAACTAGATGGTGAGTATTCTAGTAAGGAATCCGTTCAGTACAAGTATTGATTTCAGTCAGAAAATGAGGTTCAGGCGGGGGTTTTTTCGTAAGTCCACGTCACATAAGGCCTAAGGGAATTGTCAATGGGATAGAAAAAAAATCAAAATATTGATCGAGTGCTGATTTCTTAAACTTCATCGATAATTGCGCTGGACAGGTTGCGCAATTATCGACAATCAATACCCATACGATATGCTTATTTATGCTTTAGTATGCAGCATATAATTCACATCCACGCCGTGGCCAAGACGAAATTTATTGGTGAGCGGGTTATAATGTAACCCGATGATATGACGTTCGCGTAGCGGTGTCTCATCTATCCAGTTCAGTAGCTCGGAAGGGCGTATGAATTTTTTAATATCATGTGTGCCGCGCGGTACCATACGCAGTACATATTCAGCGCCAAAAATGGCCATCAGCCAGGATTTGCTGTTACGGTTCAGGGTGGAAAAAAAGACTTCGCCGCCGGGCTTGACCAGACGCGCGCAAGCATGCACCACCGAACGCGGATCGGGAACATGTTCCAGCATCTCCATGCAGGTCACAATATCATACTGTCCGGGATTTTTATCCGCGTGTTCTTCAACGGTTTGCTGAATATAATTCACGCTAAGTCCGCTTTCCAGTGCGTGTAAACGTGCAATTTGCAGGGGCTCAGCGCCCATATCCAAACCAGTGACATTAGCGCCTTCACGCGCCATACTCTCAGCCAAAATGCCGCCGCCGCATCCGACATCCAGCACGGTCTTACCGAACAACCCGCCGGCATGCTGAGCGATATAACCCAGACGTAATGGGTTAATACGATGCAGCGGTTTAAACTCGCCTTCCATATCCCACCAGCGAGAGGCCACCGCTTCAAATTTGGCAATCTCGTTATGGTCAACGTTATATGAGCCGGGATCGGTTTTTGCGTTCATCAAATCTGTACTCCTGCATAAATTTGTCCCAAGTATATACTTGTCATACTTCAAGTTGTATCGCTATACCTGTCGTCTCGGATGCTGTATTCGCCTCGTTGCATGTACCTTTCGCCTTTAGCCGCGCGTCAAATTGCCCACGATTCATTAATTCTGCGAAATAATCTGCGTGAGAGTGCGGGAAATAGAATAAAACGCGCGTCGAAACGCTTTCCGTTCACCGTATGACAGCAATGTGATATACTTTCGCACCTTTGAATCCGGGACTAATGTAGAGGGATAGCGGCTCCATGAGCGACCTTGCCAGAGAAATCACACCGGTCAATATCGAGGAAGAGTTAAAGAACTCGTATCTTGATTACGCCATGTCGGTCATCGTTGGCCGTGCATTACCAGATGTTCGGGATGGACTCAAACCTGTCCACCGTCGTGTGCTTTATGCCATGAACGTTCTCGGTAACGACTGGAACAAACCATATAAAAAGTCTGCCCGTGTTGTCGGCGACGTAATCGGTAAATATCACCCACACGGCGACACTGCCGTTTATGACACTATCGTGCGTATGGCGCAGCCTTTTTCACTGCGTTACATGCTGGTTGATGGACAGGGTAACTTCGGTTCTATCGATGGCGACTCCGCTGCGGCGATGCGTTATACCGAAGTGCGCATGTCAAAAATTGCGCATGAGCTTCTGGCCGATCTGGAAAAAGATACCGTCGATTTTGTGCCGAACTATGACGGCACGGAACAGATTCCGGAAGTTATGCCAACCAAGATCCCGAACCTGCTGATTAACGGCGCGTCGGGTATCGCTGTCGGTATGGCAACCAATATTCCGCCGCATAATTTGACAGAAGTGATCAACGGCTGCCTCGCTTATATTGAGGATGAAAATATCAGCGTTGAAGGGCTGATGGAGCATATCCCAGGACCTGATTTCCCTACTGCGGCGATTATCAACGGGCGCCGTGGCATTGAAGAAGCTTATCGTACCGGCCGCGGTAAAATTTATATTCGTGCTCGAGGCGAAGTCGAGACCGATGCGAAAACCGGCCGTGAAACCATCATCATTCATGAAATTCCTTACCAGGTGAACAAAGCGCGCCTGATTGAGAAAATTGCTGAATTGGTGAAAGAGAAGCGTCTGGAAGGTATCAGTGCGCTGCGTGATGAGTCTGATAAAGACGGCATGCGCATCGTGATTGAAATTAAACGCGATGCGGTTGGTGAAGTGGTGCTGAATAACCTCTATTCACTGACTCAATTACAAACGTCTTTCGGCATAAATATGGTGGCGCTGCATCAGGGCCAGCCGAAGATTATGCCGCTGAAGGATATACTTGAAGCCTTCGTGCGCCACCGCCGTGAAGTGGTGACGCGTCGGACTATTTTTGAACTGCGTAAGGCTCGCGATCGCGCGCACATTCTTGAAGGTCTGGCTATTGCGCTGGCGAATATCGATCCAATCATCGAATTAATTCGCCGTGCGCCGACGCCTGCCGAAGCGAAAGCTGGCCTGATCGCGCGCCCATGGGACTTGGGCAATGTTTCCGCCATGTTGGAGCGTGCCGGTGATGATGCTGCGCGTCCGGAGTGGCTGGAAGAACAGTACGGTATCCGTGACGGCCAGTATCATCTGACCGAACAGCAGGCGCAGGCGATTTTGGATCTGCGTTTGCAGAAACTAACGGGCCTTGAGCATGAAAAACTCCTGGATGAGTACAAAGGCCTGCTCGAGCAGATTGCCGAACTGCTCTATATCCTGGAAAGCGCCGAGCGTCTGATGGAAGTGATTCGCGAAGAGCTTGAACTGATCCGCGATCAGTTTGGTGACGAGCGACGTACCGAAATTACGGCGAACACCGCGGACATCAACATTGAAGACCTGATTAATCAGGAAGATGTTGTGGTGACGCTATCGCATCAGGGCTATGTGAAATATCAGCCATTGTCGGATTACGAAGCACAACGTCGTGGTGGCAAAGGTAAATCTGCAGCGCGTATTAAAGAAGAAGACTTTATCGACCGCCTGCTGGTCGCCAACACCCATGATACCATCCTCTGCTTCTCAAGCCGCGGGCGGCTCTACTGGATGAAGGTGTACCAACTGCCAGAGGCGAGTCGTGGCGCGCGTGGACGTCCAATCGTCAACCTGCTGCCGCTGGAAGCAAATGAGCGAATCACCGCGATCCTGCCGGTGCGCGAATATGCGGAAGGGTTGAATATCTTTATGGCGACCGCCAGTGGTACCGTGAAGAAAACCGCACTGACCGAATTCAGTCGTCCACGTAGCGCCGGAATTATTGCTGTCAATCTGCGTGATGATGATGAGTTGATTGGTGTTGCGCTCACCGCCGGTGAGGATGAAGCGATGCTGTTCTCCGCAGCCGGTAAAGTGGTGCGTTTCTCTGAGCAGGCCGTTCGCGCAATGGGCCGCACGGCTTCTGGCGTTCGTGGTATCAAACTGGCAGCCGGCGATCGTGTTGTATCGTTGATCATTCCACGTGAAGAGGGCGCGATCCTGACCGTCACACAGAATGGTTATGGTAAGCGTACCGCTAACAGTGAATACCCGACCAAATCCCGTGCGACCCAGGGGGTTATCTCGATCAAAGTGACCGAGCGAAATGGTCCGGTGATTGGGGCGGTACAGGTTGTTGATAGCGATCAGATCATGATGATCACCGATGCCGGTACATTGGTGCGTACTCGTGTTTCAGAAGTCAGCGTTGTCGGGCGTAATACCCAGGGCGTGATTCTGATTCGTACCGCAGAAGATGAGAATGTGGTTGGCCTGCAGCGCGTTGCTGAACCGGTAGCAGAAGAAGAGTTAGATGCTATTGACGGTAGCGTCGCGGAAGGGGATGACGAAATCGCGCCTGAGATTGAAAGCGATGACGATTCCGCTGAAGGCGACGACGAAGAGTAATGTTTGTTAGCCAGTTTGAAAGCCAGGCATATGCCTGGCTTTTTTACATCTGAATCTACGGGAAGCAGCGAAGATTGCCGCGTGTTCTGGCTTTTTTAACAGACTAAAGTTACTGTATCGGGATCGCAAAACATGCATCTGACATTTGCCGCAATAGGTTCCACTTGAAATATCTTGTCTCGTTTCGCACCACGTTAAGGATCTCACGCTATCTGTTCCGGGCGCTGGCATTAATGCTCTGGACGCTGGGCGCGTTGCTCACTACGTTCTTTATTATTAATGTGCTCCATGAAAAAGAAACGCAGGTGCGGCAAGAGTTCAGCCTCAACTACGAACAGGCACAGTGGTATATTCGCCATTCGGCAGATGTTACGCGTGAATTGAAATATATTGCGGAAAACCGGTTAAATGCTTCATCCGCCGACCAGGATCTGATGAACCGTGTTTTGCCGGGTAAAGTTGAATCACCGCAGTTTTATCCCTTGCTGGCGGATTCTGACTGTAACGCCATGAGCAATCTCTGGCGCAGTTCGCTCACTTCCCTGAGCTATTTTCTCCATTACTGGAAAGCTAATTTCTCCTCCGGTTACGAGTTGAATCGCGTATTTTTTGTCGGTGGCGAAAACCTCTGCCTCGCCGATTTTGCGGTGGGCAATACTTCACTCGATCGTGAGCGCACGCTGAAATCACTAAACGACCGTATTTTACATTATCGCAACGGTAACGAAGAGGAACGTAAAAACAGCCTCTACTGGATAGCATCTACCGCGCAGCCCGGCGTCGGGCATTTTTATGCGATTACGCCAGTGTTGATGGCCAATAAGATGGAAGCGTTACTGGGTATTGAGCAGAGTATTCGGCTGGAAGATTTTATCTCACCGGGCAGTTTACCGGTGGTGGCTACGATTATCGATCAAAATGACCGCTCGATCCTAACCTCTTCCCGCACCGGCGTTGACTTTTCACTGGATGATTTGCCGAATGATAAATCGTGGTTTGGTTACGTCAATGGCTATAAACAGCTGGTCATGAAAAAGCCGTTACCGCCGTCATCGCTCAGTGCAGTCTATTCGATTCCAACTAACGTGCTGATTGAGCAGTTGAAAATACTGATCGTTAATGCATTGCTGCTAAACGTATTGAGCGGGATTATTCTCTTTTCTTTGGCCTGGCTATTTGAACGGCGCATGTTTCTGCCTGCGGAAGAAAACGCACATCGCCTTGAAGAACATGAGCAGTTTAACCGTAAAATTGTGGCCTCTGCGCCAGTCGGTATTTGTATTTTACGTACCAGCGATGGTACTAACATCCTCAGTAATGAATTGGCACATAACTATCTTCATTTACTGACGCAGGAAGACCGACAGCGCCTGACGGAAATCATCCGTGGCCAGCAGGTCAATTTTGTCGATGTCCTGACCGGCAGTAATACCAATCTGCAAATCAGCTTTGTGCACTCCCGCTATCGGAATGAAAATGTGGCGATATGCGTGCTAGTTGACGTGAGCGCCCGAGTCAAGATGGAGGAGTCGTTACAGGAGATGGCGCAGGCAGCCGAGCAGGCTAGCCAGTCAAAATCAATGTTCCTGGCAACGGTAAGCCATGAATTGCGCACGCCGCTATACGGTATCATTGGTAACCTTGACCTGCTGCAAACTAAAGCGTTGCCGAAAAGTGTGGAATCGTTGGTGACGGCGATGAATAACTCTTCCAGCCTGCTGCTTAAAATCATCAGTGATATTCTCGACTTTTCGAAAATTGAGTCGGAGCAGTTGCGTATTGAGCCGCGTGAATTTTCTCCGCGTGAAGTTATCACGCATATTGCCTCTAACTACCTTTCGCTGGTGGTAAAAAAACGTCTTACGCTTTACTGCTTTATTGATAGCAATGTTCCTGTTTCACTGGATGGCGATCCGTTACGTTTACAGCAGGTGATTTCAAATCTGTTGAATAACGCTATTAAATTTACTCATACCGGCTGCATCATCCTGCACGCTTATATCAAGGACGGTTACCTGGCGTTCTGTGTACGCGATACCGGCGTAGGTATCCCGGCCAAAGAGATCACTCGCCTGTTTGACCCATTCTTTCAGGTTGGTACTGGCGTTCAGCGCAACTTCCAGGGGACAGGTTTAGGGCTGGCAATCTGTGAAAAACTGATCGGTATGATGGACGGTGATATTGAAGTTGACTCCGAGCCCGGGATGGGGAGCCAGTTTATTATTCGTATCCCACTGTATAATAGCCAGATGGTTGCTCCACCGCTGCATGAAGGTTTACAGGACAAGAGGATCTGGCTGGAATTGCGTAATGAAACGCTGGAAAATTTCCTTCAGAGCCTGCTCCACGATCACGGTATTCAGGTACAGCGTTACGAAGAACGTCTCCATGGCAACGATGATGTGATTATTACCGATTATGATTTCCAGCCGGAACGGCCGCTACGTGCAGTTATTGAGTTTGACGGCAAGCATATTGATATGCCGCAGGAAATAGTCGCCGGGCGCTGGGTTTACAGCACAGCAATGCCACACGAGCTGCCCGCTTTACTGGGACGTATCTATCGTATCACGGTGGATGTTCCGGACGGGTTGCCGGTATTGCCGCCACCGGTCGAAACGCGCGTTGACAATGAGGATATTGTGATTCTTGTGGTTGACGATCATCCCATTAACCGGGTGCTGCTCTCCGATCAGCTGGCATCGCTTGGATTCCGGGTGAAGACGGCACAGGACGGCGTAGATGCGCTGAATGTGATTAGTCGTAGTGATATCGATATTGTACTGAGCGATGTCAATATGCCGAACATGGATGGCTACCGTCTGACACAGCGTTTGCGCCAGCTGGGACAAACATTCCCGGTGATTGGTGTGACGGCGAATGCGCTTGCAGAAGAAAAACAGCGCTGTATCGAGGCAGGGATGGATAATTGCTTGTCGAAGCCTGTCACGATGGAAACGTTACAAAAAACGCTGGCATTTTATGCTGAACGAGTGCGACGTAGCAGGGACGGGTAATGGAATAGAGCTAATAAGGCAGGGCAGACTTATGGCTGAGCCGCCAGCACGGAGGGTCCCTCCGTGCAAGACAGCGCAAGATCTACATTCAGTCTTTATCAATCGGCGTGGTGCTGACCGATGAGAGATAATTCAGTAGGGCAATATCATTATCTACCCCAAGCTTCATCATCGCGGATTTCTTTTGGCTACTGATGGTTTTAATGCTGCGGTTCAGTTTTTTGGCAATTTCGGTAACCAAAAAACCTTCAGCAAACAGGCGTAGTACTTCACTTTCTTTAGGAGAAAGACGCTTATCACCGTAACCACCGGCGCTGATTCTTTCCAGGAGTTTAGCCACGCTATCCGGTGTATATTTCTTGCCTTTTTGCAGTGCAGCCAAAGCCTTAGGAAGATCGGTTGGTGCACCTTGTTTCAGCACGATCCCCTCAATGTCGAGATCCAGAACGGCGCTGAGAATGGCAGGATTGTTATTCATCGTCAGCACGATGATCGACAGATCCGGATAATGGCGTTTGATATATTTTATCAGTGTGATGCCGTCACCGTATTTTTCCCCTGGCATGGATAAATCAGTGATCAGTACGTTGGCATCTAATTTAGACAGGCTATTAATCAACGCCGTAGAGTCTTCGAACTCACCAACGACGTTCACCCATTCAATCTGTTCAAGTGATTTACGAATGCCAAACAGGACAATCGGATGGTCATCGGCAATGATTACATTCAAATTATTCATCTTATTGGTTACCTTGCTGCAGCAGTTGATTGACGTAAGCGTCAATATCACTGGTGGTATTTTTAATGTTTGAATCGTCACACTCTTTAATGTGCTGTTCTAACGTTTCACATAGCTGCTTGCCTGGTACCAGATTAAGCATGGCAAACACGCCTTTGAGGCGATGCGCTGTCTGAGCAAGCGAATGGTAGTCCCTGTTCGCCTCCTCATTATACAATCTCTTCACATCATCCGGTACCGTCTCAACAAATAGCTGGTAGTAACCGCTGCTGAGCAGCGGCGTGCCATCGTCTTCTGCAGGAGCTTCAACAAGCGAATCCTGCGCCATTTGCTGTTCAATCAGTTGTAACAGCGCATCAAGCAGTGCGCCACTGATGTTAAAATTGACTCGATATTGATTTTCGCCAATGGCGCGGAAACCCATCTCATCATCCGTGAGTAGTAATGACCATGGCGTTAATAACGCTGGGTCATCAGTGACCAGAACATCATGGTCCTGGCCTGAGAAGCGCTCATCGGGTGTAATACAGTTCGCTCCCCAGTTCTCCAGCTGATGACAAACGATTTTACGTACATCATCAACGGTAATTTCAATCAGCGCTGTTAGCCCTTCGAGTAATTTTTCTTCCTGCGGTTGCTGATTTTCCGGCGGTACATGCAGGTTGATGCTGTACCGCGTGCCGATATCGGGTTTGGCGACAATATCCAAATTGCCACCCAATTGCTTACAGAGCTGCTTACACAAGAAAAAAGCCAGGCCAGACGCCTGTCCAAAGCGGTCGTTGGACGTTTCACCAAGGAAAGGGAAATCAGTATTGCCTAATTCATCAACGGTGAGGCCGGCGCCGGTATCAACAATTTGAATGGTTAGACGATCCGGGCGATCGGATGGAGAGTCAACGGTCAGTGAAATTTTTCCCCAACTGGTGGTCGTTAGCGAGTAATGCAGCAGGGTAGACAGTATTTTACGAATGGCCCAGCGATCGCCAAAACGAATTTCATCGCTGTTCAGACGATTGCGCACCAGCAACTTTAAGCCTTTACGCAGGGTTAATGGCAGCATTTCCAACGTTAATTCATCCAGCAACATCTGTAAGCTGAAAGAGTCTGCATCCGGGGCCCAGTCATGTGTTTCAAGGCGATTGAGCAATACAATATCGTCTACAAGACGACTTAAGGCTTGTGCTTCCAGCCGCGCTGCTCCCAGGTCGGCTCCATTATCGCTGGTGGCGTTCAGGGCACCTAACTGGTGAACAACCTGGCTTAGTGGGCGATTTAGTGCATGACCAAGATTTTGCATCAGCTGCTGACGCATTTGATGATTCTTATCCAGTATTTGCTGGGCTTTTTGCAGTTTTTTATTAACCAGCAGTTCGCGATCCTGATCCCGCATCATAAAGAGCTGAGTATGAGGAGAGATAACACTGCGCGCATGGCGAATCTCGTAAACCTCATTATTAACGGTGGCCTGTAATACGCCCTGATGTTGATCGGACATATTGATAATATTTTGCAAATTTAGGTGTGGTAGCAGGTGTTCAGCAATTTTGTTACTGACAATCGTACGGTTGCTGGCAAAATCGTAAACCAACATGCCCACCGGCAAGCTGGCGACAATTTCTTCATTAAGTACTCTCAGTGAATCCAGCTCTGCACTCTGATTCTCACTAGGACGCAATGACTGCTGGCGTAGCAAAAAAAGTCCTGCCAGTGACATGAGTAGCAGCGCCAGATTAGCCAGTAATGGCCACATCAGGTTGCGTAGCGTATCAACTATAAGGCTGGTGAGTGGTACGCGATATATCAGCTGCAGGGGCGTACTGGCGAGCGAAGATGCAATTTCTACATTCGGATTAGCCAGTGAGATCTGGGTGCTTTGGCTGGCTTCATTGTTTGGCTCTCCCTCGTTTGAAACAATGTTATCCTGCTTCAATTGGAAGTTTTCCAGCGGCATGTTGAGCGGAATAAGGTCGTTAACCGGAAGGTCGAAAGCGACTACGGTCGCCAGGTGACCCGGCTGATTAAAGGTCGTACGTACGGTAAAGTAATGATCATTTTGCCAGGTAAAGCGACGCAGGGGCGAAAAACTTTCCCGCTCATCCAGCGCATTGGCCTGCTGCAACATCTCCGCGCGGCGTGCATCAACGATGTTGCTGATCGCGCTCTCTTTATAGCGCGTTGCCATGTCTTTTAATGGCAGCGTTGAGACCAGAATCAGGCTGTTATCCTGTCCATTCAGGAAATACATGGACCAGGTGCTGTTTTCCGCTCCCCATAAAGTATCAAGATAATTAGACATGCGCAGTGACATATCAAGCGTGCTGCTATCGTGTGAGCCGAATATTAAAGCTTCAGTCTTACGGCGTGTTTTTTCAAGATAGTAGACGTCAGGGCGCAGACGCGTCTCTTGCTGACTATTTGGCGTTGCCCCTGCTGCACTGGCGGCAAGGTTTTCGTAAATCTGCCAGGTAGCGAAACGGTAGGTATCGATCCGTTTTTGCATTGCATGAGTAATATCAGCCATTGCATAACGCTTTTCTGTCAGCCATGCATTCACCGCGTTATGGATCATAAATCCTAACGCCATCAGTAACACCAAGATGAATATCACAAAGAAGCGTGTGACATTGCTTGAGGTGAGGGGAAATTTATATGGCACCATAGCGTTACGTGACACCCAAATTAACGTGTAACCAGCCGGGCGCTGGCGGCAACAACCAAAAGCAGCGTGGCGATCGCGACGAAGGCGGTCGACAGGCTAAACCACTGAGAAACAAAACCGACCAATGCGGGTCCTGCCAGGATACCTGCATATCCTATTGTCGTCATAGCGGAGATCGCCAGATTCACTGGCATGACTTCCTGTTTCCCTGCTGCACTAAACAGAACGGGAACGCTGTTTGATGCGCCGAAGCCGATCAGTAAGAAGGCGGCTAGTGAAACCATGCCGTGCTGGACGCTGACTGCGAGCAGTAAACCTGCCGCGGCGCAAAGCGAACCACATAGTAATACCGACACGCTGCCAAAACGATGGACGATGCGATCGCCGCTTAACCGCCCGATAGTCATGGCGATTGAAAATATTGCGTAGCCTAAACCGGCCTGTGACGCTGGCAAACCTTGAATATGCGTCAGGAAAATGGCGCTCCAGTCGAGCACCGCGCCTTCTGTGAGAAACAATATAAAGCACAAGGCACCCAGAAACAGAACCCATCCTCGCGGTACAACAAACAGCGGCGTGCCGGACTGATGGAGGCGCTGGTTTAACAGATGCTTATGACAAGCCAAAAATAACAGAGCAATAAGCGCAGAAACCATTAGCACAGACTGGAGAGGAGGAAGGCCTAGCCACAGTAGGGCGCTAATCAGCCCTGCGCCAACGATCCCGCCTATACTAAAAAAACCGTGAAAGCCAGACATCATTGCACGCCGTGATGCTTTCTCAACTTCGACCGCCTGGATATTCATTGCCACATCGATAATGCCCATAGACGCACCGAAAATCATCAGGCCTGGCGCGAGTAACAATGGGGTGGGTGAAATAACCAACAGCGGTAATACCAGCATGATACCGAGGCCGCTACTAATAATGACGCGCTTGCAGCCATATTTTCCGACTAACATCCCCGTCAGCGGCATCGCAAGCAGAGAACCGAGCCCCAAAAACAGTAACAAACCACCTAAAGAGGCATCGCTGACATCTATACGTTCTTTCGCGTAGGGAACCAGCGGGGCCCAGGCTGACATCCCCAGTCCGGCAATGAAAAAAACCACACGGGTTGCA encodes the following:
- the rcsC gene encoding two-component system sensor histidine kinase RcsC, with amino-acid sequence MKYLVSFRTTLRISRYLFRALALMLWTLGALLTTFFIINVLHEKETQVRQEFSLNYEQAQWYIRHSADVTRELKYIAENRLNASSADQDLMNRVLPGKVESPQFYPLLADSDCNAMSNLWRSSLTSLSYFLHYWKANFSSGYELNRVFFVGGENLCLADFAVGNTSLDRERTLKSLNDRILHYRNGNEEERKNSLYWIASTAQPGVGHFYAITPVLMANKMEALLGIEQSIRLEDFISPGSLPVVATIIDQNDRSILTSSRTGVDFSLDDLPNDKSWFGYVNGYKQLVMKKPLPPSSLSAVYSIPTNVLIEQLKILIVNALLLNVLSGIILFSLAWLFERRMFLPAEENAHRLEEHEQFNRKIVASAPVGICILRTSDGTNILSNELAHNYLHLLTQEDRQRLTEIIRGQQVNFVDVLTGSNTNLQISFVHSRYRNENVAICVLVDVSARVKMEESLQEMAQAAEQASQSKSMFLATVSHELRTPLYGIIGNLDLLQTKALPKSVESLVTAMNNSSSLLLKIISDILDFSKIESEQLRIEPREFSPREVITHIASNYLSLVVKKRLTLYCFIDSNVPVSLDGDPLRLQQVISNLLNNAIKFTHTGCIILHAYIKDGYLAFCVRDTGVGIPAKEITRLFDPFFQVGTGVQRNFQGTGLGLAICEKLIGMMDGDIEVDSEPGMGSQFIIRIPLYNSQMVAPPLHEGLQDKRIWLELRNETLENFLQSLLHDHGIQVQRYEERLHGNDDVIITDYDFQPERPLRAVIEFDGKHIDMPQEIVAGRWVYSTAMPHELPALLGRIYRITVDVPDGLPVLPPPVETRVDNEDIVILVVDDHPINRVLLSDQLASLGFRVKTAQDGVDALNVISRSDIDIVLSDVNMPNMDGYRLTQRLRQLGQTFPVIGVTANALAEEKQRCIEAGMDNCLSKPVTMETLQKTLAFYAERVRRSRDG
- the rcsB gene encoding response regulator transcription factor RcsB, with the translated sequence MNNLNVIIADDHPIVLFGIRKSLEQIEWVNVVGEFEDSTALINSLSKLDANVLITDLSMPGEKYGDGITLIKYIKRHYPDLSIIVLTMNNNPAILSAVLDLDIEGIVLKQGAPTDLPKALAALQKGKKYTPDSVAKLLERISAGGYGDKRLSPKESEVLRLFAEGFLVTEIAKKLNRSIKTISSQKKSAMMKLGVDNDIALLNYLSSVSTTPIDKD
- the rcsD gene encoding phosphotransferase RcsD — its product is MPYKFPLTSSNVTRFFVIFILVLLMALGFMIHNAVNAWLTEKRYAMADITHAMQKRIDTYRFATWQIYENLAASAAGATPNSQQETRLRPDVYYLEKTRRKTEALIFGSHDSSTLDMSLRMSNYLDTLWGAENSTWSMYFLNGQDNSLILVSTLPLKDMATRYKESAISNIVDARRAEMLQQANALDERESFSPLRRFTWQNDHYFTVRTTFNQPGHLATVVAFDLPVNDLIPLNMPLENFQLKQDNIVSNEGEPNNEASQSTQISLANPNVEIASSLASTPLQLIYRVPLTSLIVDTLRNLMWPLLANLALLLMSLAGLFLLRQQSLRPSENQSAELDSLRVLNEEIVASLPVGMLVYDFASNRTIVSNKIAEHLLPHLNLQNIINMSDQHQGVLQATVNNEVYEIRHARSVISPHTQLFMMRDQDRELLVNKKLQKAQQILDKNHQMRQQLMQNLGHALNRPLSQVVHQLGALNATSDNGADLGAARLEAQALSRLVDDIVLLNRLETHDWAPDADSFSLQMLLDELTLEMLPLTLRKGLKLLVRNRLNSDEIRFGDRWAIRKILSTLLHYSLTTTSWGKISLTVDSPSDRPDRLTIQIVDTGAGLTVDELGNTDFPFLGETSNDRFGQASGLAFFLCKQLCKQLGGNLDIVAKPDIGTRYSINLHVPPENQQPQEEKLLEGLTALIEITVDDVRKIVCHQLENWGANCITPDERFSGQDHDVLVTDDPALLTPWSLLLTDDEMGFRAIGENQYRVNFNISGALLDALLQLIEQQMAQDSLVEAPAEDDGTPLLSSGYYQLFVETVPDDVKRLYNEEANRDYHSLAQTAHRLKGVFAMLNLVPGKQLCETLEQHIKECDDSNIKNTTSDIDAYVNQLLQQGNQ
- a CDS encoding MFS transporter, with the translated sequence MTSIEAEQSKEQTFATQLATRVVFFIAGLGMSAWAPLVPYAKERIDVSDASLGGLLLFLGLGSLLAMPLTGMLVGKYGCKRVIISSGLGIMLVLPLLVISPTPLLLAPGLMIFGASMGIIDVAMNIQAVEVEKASRRAMMSGFHGFFSIGGIVGAGLISALLWLGLPPLQSVLMVSALIALLFLACHKHLLNQRLHQSGTPLFVVPRGWVLFLGALCFILFLTEGAVLDWSAIFLTHIQGLPASQAGLGYAIFSIAMTIGRLSGDRIVHRFGSVSVLLCGSLCAAAGLLLAVSVQHGMVSLAAFLLIGFGASNSVPVLFSAAGKQEVMPVNLAISAMTTIGYAGILAGPALVGFVSQWFSLSTAFVAIATLLLVVAASARLVTR